Proteins encoded in a region of the Perca fluviatilis chromosome 6, GENO_Pfluv_1.0, whole genome shotgun sequence genome:
- the sb:cb288 gene encoding uncharacterized protein sb:cb288 isoform X2 encodes MLHIFVCAIDVLLHFQMGDPDLTRQLLHTVQQRNGSTAAATHPALTEDSLTSSSGIIPGAIAATVFIAFLLALYAVLWKCMVSPPPQRKHSKVRMRVKQRTSV; translated from the exons ATGCTccacatttttgtgtgtgcaatCGATGTTTTGTTGCATTTTCAGATGGGTGACCCAGATCTGACACGACAGCTTTTACACACTGTTCAACAGAGAAATG GTTCAACAGCAGCTGCCACTCATCCTGCTCTCACAGAGGACTCTTTAACCAGCAGCAGTGGAATCATCCCTG GTGCAATTGCAGCCACAGTGTTCATTGCCTTTTTACTTGCTCTCTATGCTGTCCTCTGGAAGTGCATGGTGTCGCCACCACCACAACG AAAGCACAGCAAGGTGAGGATGAGAGTAAAACAGAGGACGTCTGTGTGA
- the sb:cb288 gene encoding uncharacterized protein sb:cb288 isoform X3, translating to MWTEVKNKSKTVIGNGNSSEMGDPDLTRQLLHTVQQRNGAIAATVFIAFLLALYAVLWKCMVSPPPQRKHSKVRMRVKQRTSV from the exons ATGTGGACTGAGGTGAAAAACAAGAGCAAGACTGTCATCGGCAACGGGAACAGCTCGGAG ATGGGTGACCCAGATCTGACACGACAGCTTTTACACACTGTTCAACAGAGAAATG GTGCAATTGCAGCCACAGTGTTCATTGCCTTTTTACTTGCTCTCTATGCTGTCCTCTGGAAGTGCATGGTGTCGCCACCACCACAACG AAAGCACAGCAAGGTGAGGATGAGAGTAAAACAGAGGACGTCTGTGTGA
- the sb:cb288 gene encoding uncharacterized protein sb:cb288 isoform X1, producing MWTEVKNKSKTVIGNGNSSEMGDPDLTRQLLHTVQQRNGSTAAATHPALTEDSLTSSSGIIPGAIAATVFIAFLLALYAVLWKCMVSPPPQRKHSKVRMRVKQRTSV from the exons ATGTGGACTGAGGTGAAAAACAAGAGCAAGACTGTCATCGGCAACGGGAACAGCTCGGAG ATGGGTGACCCAGATCTGACACGACAGCTTTTACACACTGTTCAACAGAGAAATG GTTCAACAGCAGCTGCCACTCATCCTGCTCTCACAGAGGACTCTTTAACCAGCAGCAGTGGAATCATCCCTG GTGCAATTGCAGCCACAGTGTTCATTGCCTTTTTACTTGCTCTCTATGCTGTCCTCTGGAAGTGCATGGTGTCGCCACCACCACAACG AAAGCACAGCAAGGTGAGGATGAGAGTAAAACAGAGGACGTCTGTGTGA